CGTCGACGACCAGCAGCTTGTGCGGCGGGATGATGTGCCGCTCGGCGAGCATGTCGACGGCGAGCAGGCTGTGGTTGGTGACCACGATGTCGGCCTCGCGGGCGCGCACCCGGGACGCCTCGGCGAAGCACTCCTGCCCGTACGGACACTTGGCGGCGCCGACGCAGTCCCGGGCCGGCATGGAGACCGCCCGCCACGCGTTGTCGTCGACGCCCGGGTCGAGCTCGTCGCGGTCGCCGGTCTGGGTCTTGTCGGCCCACTTGCGGATCCGGACGACCTGCTTGCCGAGCCGGCCGGCCTCGCCCAGCCATTGGCCCGCCTTGGGCGCCGACGCGTCGTCGAAGAGCGTGTCGGTGGGCGCCTCGGCGTCGGCGTGCTCCAGCTTGGCCATGCAGAGGTAGTGGTGCCGGCCCTTGAGGACGGCGAAGGTCGGCTTGCGCCCGAGGACCGGCTCGACAGCGGCGGCCAGCCGGGGCAGGTCGTGCTCGACCAGCTGGTTCTGCAGGGCGAGGGTGGCCGTGGAGACCACCACGGGACCCTCCACGAGCAGCGCGGGGGTCAGGTAGCCGAGGCTCTTGCCGGTGCCCGTGCCGGCCTGGATCAGCAGGTGCGTCCGGTCCTTGATGGCCTTGTCGATCGCCTCGACCATGGCCTCCTGCCCCGGGCGGGAGGAACCCCCGGGAACGGCGCCGACCGCGGCGGCGAGAAGCTGTCCGGCGGTCGCCTTCTTCTTGGTAGCTGCGGGCACCCAGGAACCGTACCCGGCACCACCGACAGAACCGGTGCAACGTTAGGGTGCACCCATGCCGAGCGAGATGGTCCGGGTCATCTACACGAAGTACGACGGTTCGGCTCATCGTGACTATCCGGCCCGCCGACTGGCCGAGGACGACCTGGGCGTCTGGGTCGGCGTGACGCAGGGTACCGCGTCGGTCTACCACGGCCGCCCGTCCGTCGAGCAGATCCCGTTCGTCCTGCTCGTGCCGCATCACGCCTGGTGGACGGGCATGTTCAACCCGCCGCCGCGGACCAGCGAGGTCTACTGCGACATCACCACCCCGGCCCGCTGGGAGGGTGACACGGTGCACA
This window of the Actinoplanes oblitus genome carries:
- a CDS encoding DUF402 domain-containing protein, with the translated sequence MPSEMVRVIYTKYDGSAHRDYPARRLAEDDLGVWVGVTQGTASVYHGRPSVEQIPFVLLVPHHAWWTGMFNPPPRTSEVYCDITTPARWEGDTVHIVDLDLDVVRRRETGLVELRDEDEFDEHRTLFGYPEDLVGHANAAARLLMDQLGDGTEPFATHYRKHLLEVTQ